Proteins from one Neodiprion fabricii isolate iyNeoFabr1 chromosome 5, iyNeoFabr1.1, whole genome shotgun sequence genomic window:
- the LOC124182240 gene encoding protein mono-ADP-ribosyltransferase TIPARP-like: protein MDLFNKAMHSNDFGLRRYYPWSGYINHEPWVTGRVSNRERKYVWSHMQDVFWWDEMTVKRIENPFLWARYALRYEEMRIDSASRDVSEEIVIHATSISSAYEIADKNFNWRLAKRCRFGHGVSFARDADYAEAHASDNEAHIIAGILVANCEIGNYGTRIPSYFSDTTVNRQDSVCVKYNDNEFYPYYIVY, encoded by the exons ATGGACCTGTTCAACAAAGCAATGCACAGCAACGACTTCGGTTTACGAAGATATTATCCGTGGTCGGGGTACATTAATCACGAGCCGTGGGTTACTGGCCGCGTATCTAACAGGGAACGGAAATACGTCTGGTCCCATATGCAGGACGTATTTTGGTGGGACGAGATGACCGTCAAAAGGATTGAGAACCCATTCCTCTGGGCACGATATGCCTTACGATACGAAGAAATGAGGATCGACTCTGCATCTAGAGATGTGTCGGAGGAGATTGTGATACATGCTACATCCATCTCGAGTGCCTATGAAATAGCTG acaaaaattttaactggAGACTGGCGAAACGCTGTCGCTTTGGTCACGGAGTCAGTTTTGCAAGGGATGCAGACTATGCAGAGGCTCATGCTAGTGACAACGAGGCCCACATAATAGCTGGGATCCTTGTAGCTAATTGCGAGATTGGTAATTATGGAACCCGTATTCCATCGTACTTCTCAGATACGACGGTGAACCGTCAAGATAGCGTATGCGTCAAATACAATGACAATGAGTTTTATCCGTATTACATAGTTTATTAG
- the LOC124182243 gene encoding protein mono-ADP-ribosyltransferase PARP14-like, whose amino-acid sequence MELVDKANVSNDFGLRKKFPWNGLQNNAPWLEDATDSEISYIRSNYALRGTSIKRIENPYLWARYMLQYEEFNADESKIAHEHIVIHATSDTNALKIADENFNWRCVRRGRFGQGVSFSKTAGYANKYASQKNVYIIAGILISKTVGGDYTTIIPPGDYDTTVDSYGGNVYVKYYDSEFYPYYIVH is encoded by the exons ATGGAACTGGTGGATAAAGCTAATGTTAGCAACGATTTTGGATTACGCAAGAAATTTCCATGGAATGGCTTACAAAACAATGCGCCTTGGCTAGAAGACGCAACAGACTCAGAAATATCATATATACGGTCAAATTATGCATTAAGAGGAACCTCGATTAAACGCATTGAAAATCCATACCTCTGGGCACGATACATGCTACAGTACGAGGAATTCAACGCTGATGAATCTAAAATAGCTCATGAACACATTGTGATACATGCCACATCGGACACTAATGCATTGAAGATAGCAG ATGAAAACTTCAATTGGCGGTGCGTCCGTCGAGGCAGATTTGGCCAAGGAGTCAGCTTCTCGAAGACTGCAGGATATGCCAACAAATATGCCTCGCAAAAGAATGTGTATATTATTGCAGGCATTCTTATTTCTAAAACAGTTGGTGGGGACTATACCACTATAATCCCACCTGGTGACTACGATACTACAGTGGACAGTTATGGTGGCAATGTCTATGTCAAATATTACGACAGTGAATTTTACCCGTATTATATTGTGCATTAA
- the LOC124182242 gene encoding uncharacterized protein LOC124182242 encodes MRSQTAAIALTFLAAIMLFDSSHGAAVKQTCIKNTNNCVRSAECCTGCCHNEKCVDFGDSCLSDQLSGAVGPCAQLDPPCPREHTCVLQPVLCVQSPCPPVASCLPPDYEDYD; translated from the exons ATGCGATCGCAAACGGCTGCAATAGCGTTGACGTTCTTAGCGGCGATTATGCTATTCGATTCTTCACATGGTGCAGCGGTGAAGCAGACttgtattaaaaatacaaataac TGCGTCCGCAGCGCGGAATGTTGCACGGGATGCTGTCACAACGAAAAATGCGTCGATT TCGGCGACTCCTGCCTGAGCGATCAATTATCTGGTGCCGTTGGTCCTTGCGCTCAACTAGACCCGCCATGTCCCAGGGAACACACTTGTGTTCTACAGCCAGTCCTATGTGTGCAGAGTCCTTGTCCTCCGGTAGCTTCCTGCCTCCCGCCAGATTACGAGGATTACGACTaa
- the LOC124182609 gene encoding uncharacterized protein LOC124182609 isoform X2, translated as MSDTRHQLHSVSDLYAADEIEVLLLEEIRDLEPPPSAYSRPEDIQDFEIAGSRTGGRTSSQSSELESPGVHSTVHSWDSHANYHGHYDGDHNRHGSASNPAPWAHSSHLVLYCDLQGHLRTATGVIRLMLLISSAACLVTLCSSGTAKVSLFMLPLVGRLRLMIFVAVFCLLVTSLLLFLDISHVIYVFPFNWAKLNAWMFAGMGLSYVTASALLVCSVWEYSGGASGWVPRRTRSQLAAAAGLGLACALLALLLSWLHLRSSSNRKGHGSRSHTPTQLYRPVDNSSSSGVTLKERSPKRPPPWVVRNQQRSDKVNANSDSRSENGNNEFKGRNNKKDHWASAKQHFLHSQDDEEEEENRVSKEAKERDKRRKRRKNGGSSSAGVGVGGGSSDNNEYGVSGGEAGSAGLGIPPTNTRCVPRKLPLKSLNNGSQQKQSSSGMGEAARSKQMGVKTLVNSDLKNYWELGNPRTELTNNSSRRINQGVSPGEIIQTDGKIVLPTGWANQWQTAVDDVQPCSNVN; from the exons ATGAGTGACACTCGGCATCAGCTTCACTCGGTATCGGATTTGTATGCAGCCGACGAGATAGAAGTCCTGCTACTCGAGGAAATTCGTGACTTAGAACCACCACCTTCCGCATACTCTAGACCCGAGGATATACAGGATTTTGAGATTG CGGGCAGTAGGACAGGGGGGCGCACCAGCTCCCAGTCATCGGAGCTGGAGTCGCCGGGAGTCCACTCCACAGTCCACTCATGGGACTCTCATGCCAATTACCACGGGCACTATGATGGTGACCACAATAGACATGGTTCCGCTTCAAATCCAGCTCCTTGGGCACATTCCAGTCATTTGGTTTTGTACTGTGATCTGCAAGGCCACCTTCGGACCGCCACTGGGGTTATCAGGCTCATGCTGCTT ATATCCTCAGCAGCATGCCTGGTTACACTCTGCAGTTCTGGGACTGCGAAAGTTAGTCTTTTTATGCTACCATTGGTTGGTAGACTCCGACTTATGATTTTTGTAGCTGTGTTTTGTCTATTGGTTACATCGCTACTTCTCTTCCTCGATATTTCACATGTTATTTATGTTTTTCCCTTCAATTGGGCCAAACTG AACGCATGGATGTTTGCTGGCATGGGCTTGTCCTACGTAACAGCTAGTGCGTTGCTAGTCTGTTCCGTATGGGAATACAGTGGAGGTGCCAGCGGTTGGGTACCACGTCGTACACGTTCTCAACTGGCGGCAGCTGCTGGGCTTGGACTGGCATGCGCCTTGCTAGCGCTTCTGCTTTCCTGGCTTCATCTTCGAAGTAGTTCTAATCGTAAAGGCCACGGTAGTCGCAGTCACACACCGACGCAGCTTTACAGGCCTGTCGACAACTCTTCGTCTTCAGGG GTAACGCTGAAAGAACGAAGTCCGAAAAGACCACCGCCATGGGTAGTGAGGAACCAACAACGATCGGACAAAGTTAATGCAAATAGTGACAGTAGGAGCGAAAATGGTAATAATGAGTTCAAAGGTCGTAATAATAAGAAAGATCACTGGGCATCGGCAAAGCAGCACTTTCTTCACTCCCAGGAcgacgaagaggaggaagaaaatCGCGTGAGTAAAGAAGCAAAGGAAAGAgataagagaagaaaaagaagaaaaaatggggGTAGTTCCTCCGCTGGAGTTGGGGTGGGTGGTGGAAGCTCTGATAATAATGAATATGGTGTTAGTGGAGGTGAAGCTGGTTCGGCAGGACTCGGAATACCGCCGACGAATACTCGATGCGTTCCCCGCAAGCTGCCGCTTAAATCTTTGAATAACGGAAGTCAACAGAAACAATCTTCGTCAGGAATGGGTGAAGCAGCTAGATCCAAACAGATGGGTGTTAAAACACTTGTGAACAGTgacttaaaaaattattgggaATTGGGTAACCCCCGCACAGAGTTAACGAACAATAGCTCTCGCCGAATTAACCAAGGTGTATCTCCgggtgaaattattcaaactgATGGTAAAATTGTACTACCAACTGGGTGGGCGAATCAGTGGCAAACGGCCGTAGACGATGTCCAACCTTGTTCCA atgTGAACTaa
- the LOC124182609 gene encoding uncharacterized protein LOC124182609 isoform X1, with translation MSDTRHQLHSVSDLYAADEIEVLLLEEIRDLEPPPSAYSRPEDIQDFEIAGSRTGGRTSSQSSELESPGVHSTVHSWDSHANYHGHYDGDHNRHGSASNPAPWAHSSHLVLYCDLQGHLRTATGVIRLMLLISSAACLVTLCSSGTAKVSLFMLPLVGRLRLMIFVAVFCLLVTSLLLFLDISHVIYVFPFNWAKLNAWMFAGMGLSYVTASALLVCSVWEYSGGASGWVPRRTRSQLAAAAGLGLACALLALLLSWLHLRSSSNRKGHGSRSHTPTQLYRPVDNSSSSGVTLKERSPKRPPPWVVRNQQRSDKVNANSDSRSENGNNEFKGRNNKKDHWASAKQHFLHSQDDEEEEENRVSKEAKERDKRRKRRKNGGSSSAGVGVGGGSSDNNEYGVSGGEAGSAGLGIPPTNTRCVPRKLPLKSLNNGSQQKQSSSGMGEAARSKQMGVKTLVNSDLKNYWELGNPRTELTNNSSRRINQGVSPGEIIQTDGKIVLPTGWANQWQTAVDDVQPCSSKALDPYPFP, from the exons ATGAGTGACACTCGGCATCAGCTTCACTCGGTATCGGATTTGTATGCAGCCGACGAGATAGAAGTCCTGCTACTCGAGGAAATTCGTGACTTAGAACCACCACCTTCCGCATACTCTAGACCCGAGGATATACAGGATTTTGAGATTG CGGGCAGTAGGACAGGGGGGCGCACCAGCTCCCAGTCATCGGAGCTGGAGTCGCCGGGAGTCCACTCCACAGTCCACTCATGGGACTCTCATGCCAATTACCACGGGCACTATGATGGTGACCACAATAGACATGGTTCCGCTTCAAATCCAGCTCCTTGGGCACATTCCAGTCATTTGGTTTTGTACTGTGATCTGCAAGGCCACCTTCGGACCGCCACTGGGGTTATCAGGCTCATGCTGCTT ATATCCTCAGCAGCATGCCTGGTTACACTCTGCAGTTCTGGGACTGCGAAAGTTAGTCTTTTTATGCTACCATTGGTTGGTAGACTCCGACTTATGATTTTTGTAGCTGTGTTTTGTCTATTGGTTACATCGCTACTTCTCTTCCTCGATATTTCACATGTTATTTATGTTTTTCCCTTCAATTGGGCCAAACTG AACGCATGGATGTTTGCTGGCATGGGCTTGTCCTACGTAACAGCTAGTGCGTTGCTAGTCTGTTCCGTATGGGAATACAGTGGAGGTGCCAGCGGTTGGGTACCACGTCGTACACGTTCTCAACTGGCGGCAGCTGCTGGGCTTGGACTGGCATGCGCCTTGCTAGCGCTTCTGCTTTCCTGGCTTCATCTTCGAAGTAGTTCTAATCGTAAAGGCCACGGTAGTCGCAGTCACACACCGACGCAGCTTTACAGGCCTGTCGACAACTCTTCGTCTTCAGGG GTAACGCTGAAAGAACGAAGTCCGAAAAGACCACCGCCATGGGTAGTGAGGAACCAACAACGATCGGACAAAGTTAATGCAAATAGTGACAGTAGGAGCGAAAATGGTAATAATGAGTTCAAAGGTCGTAATAATAAGAAAGATCACTGGGCATCGGCAAAGCAGCACTTTCTTCACTCCCAGGAcgacgaagaggaggaagaaaatCGCGTGAGTAAAGAAGCAAAGGAAAGAgataagagaagaaaaagaagaaaaaatggggGTAGTTCCTCCGCTGGAGTTGGGGTGGGTGGTGGAAGCTCTGATAATAATGAATATGGTGTTAGTGGAGGTGAAGCTGGTTCGGCAGGACTCGGAATACCGCCGACGAATACTCGATGCGTTCCCCGCAAGCTGCCGCTTAAATCTTTGAATAACGGAAGTCAACAGAAACAATCTTCGTCAGGAATGGGTGAAGCAGCTAGATCCAAACAGATGGGTGTTAAAACACTTGTGAACAGTgacttaaaaaattattgggaATTGGGTAACCCCCGCACAGAGTTAACGAACAATAGCTCTCGCCGAATTAACCAAGGTGTATCTCCgggtgaaattattcaaactgATGGTAAAATTGTACTACCAACTGGGTGGGCGAATCAGTGGCAAACGGCCGTAGACGATGTCCAACCTTGTTCCAGTAAGGCTCTTGATCCGTATCCATTCCCTTGA
- the LOC124183195 gene encoding protein VAC14 homolog, translating to MISERDYAPLSAACIRSLNDKLYEKRKAAAVEIEKMVKEFAANNNTVLIKRLLKVLGQDFATSQNPHTRKGGLIGLAAIAVGLGKDTGQYTEELIHPILACFCDPDLRVRYYACESLYNVVKVARASVLPQFTDIFSALSKLACDSEQSVKNATELLDKLMKDIVTESGMFDLVGFMPLLRERIYTKNPFGKQFVIAWVSVLDAVPDIDFIIFLPEILDGLFRILEDPTLEIKKITDTVLGEFLRSIKSNPDRVDFSSMINILITHAQSSDELLQLTAITWIKEFVQLSGPAMLPYMSGIFTAVLPCLAYDGDNRKNIKETAVKVNNSLMKLITMENTEAVNETLSPGEDSTGDSGKLSHPLAETLDLSSVVEVLIKHLMHTSVQTKVAVLKWIHHLFTNIPHRMFNHIDEFFPVLMRNLSDSSDDVVQQDLIVLAEIISSKSIDDSISRNKYYKKFIVNLLRLFSTDRHLLEERGNFIIRELCVLLSAEDIYKTLAIILSEEQNLRFASIMVQTLNVILLTSSELFDLRNKLKDLETRESCDLFVCLYESWSHNPVATVALCFLTQNYGHVCDLIRSFGNIEVTVEFLTEIDKLVQLIESPIFTYLRLELLEVGKSEALIRALYGLLMILPQSEAFMTLHRRLAAIPPREPLHEHPRTNALSGPAERIDFQKLLKHFVSVQEKHKDQKLKQRQTALIERDVSHLDI from the exons ATGATATCAGAGAGAGATTACGCGCCGCTGAGCGCAGCGTGCATCAGATCTTTGAACGACAAGCtttacgaaaaacgaaaagcaGCTGCAGTCGAGATAGAGAA aatGGTCAAGGAGTTTGCAGCAAATAACAACACCGTCTTGATTAAGCGGCTCCTGAAAGTGTTGGGCCAAGATTTTGCCACCTCGCAAAATCCGCACACCAGGAAAGGTGGACTGATAGGTTTAGCTGCGATAGCCGTCGGATTAGGAAAAGACACTGGTCAGTATACTGAAGAACTAATTCACCCAATTTTGGCCTGCTTCTGCGACCCTGACCTCAGAGTCAGATATTACGCTTGCGAGAGCTTATACAACGTCGTCAAAGTAGCAAGAGCCTCAGTCCTCCCCCAGTTCACAGACATATTTAGTGCACTCAGTAAACTGGCCTGTGATTCTGAACAGAGTGTCAAAAACGCTACGGAACTTCTTGACAAATTAATGAAG gatATCGTCACAGAAAGTGGGATGTTTGATTTGGTCGGCTTCATGCCACTGCTCAGAGAGCGTATTTACACTAAGAATCCATTTGGTAAACAATTTGTTATTGCTTGGGTATCTGTTTTGGACGCAGTCCCAGATATAGacttcatcatttttcttcctGAGATATTGGATGGCTTATTTAGGATATTAGAGGATCCGACGCTCGAGATAAAAAAGATAACAGATACTGTTCTTGGGGAGTTTCTCAGAAGTATCAAATCAAACCCTGACAGAGTTGACTTTTCCTCTATGATTAACATCCTTATCACTCATGCCCAGAGCAGCGACGAGCTGCTACAGCTAACCGCTATCACATGGATAAAAGAGTTCGTACAATTATCTGGGCCTGCTATGCTGCCCTACATGTCCGGTATATTTACTGCAGTTTTACCTTGTCTTGCCTATGACGGGGATAATCGTAAGAATATAAAGGAGACAGCTGTTAAAGTAAATAACAGCTTGATGAAACTTATAACAATGGAAAACACAGAGGCAGTTAATGAGACTTTGAGTCCTGGAGAGGATTCTACTGGCG ACTCAGGAAAACTTAGTCATCCATTGGCAGAGACGCTGGACCTATCTAGTGTCGTCGAGGTTCTGATCAAGCACTTGATGCACACATCTGTGCAGACAAAAGTAGCAGTTTTAAAATGGATTCATCATTTATTCACAAATATTCCTCATAGAATGTTTAATCATAtcgacgaatttttcccaGTATTAATGAGAAATTTAAGTGACAGCTCTGACGATGTTGTTCAGCAGGACTTAATCGTCTTAGCAGAGATTATAAGTTCCAAGTCTATCGATGATTCAATAAGtcgtaataaatattataaaaaatttatagttaATCTACTCAGACTATTTTCAACTGACAGACACTTGCTTGAGGAACGAGGTAATTTCATCATCAGAGAATTATGCGTACTACTAAGCGCAGAGGATATTTACAAAACACTAGCTATCATTTTATCTGAGGAACAAAATCTGAGATTTGCCAGTATAATGGTGCAAACTCTGAACGTGATCTTACTAACCAGTTCGGAACTGTTTGATctacgaaataaattaaaagacTTGGAAACCCGG GAAAGCTGCGACCTTTTCGTATGTCTATACGAATCTTGGAGTCATAATCCAGTCGCTACTGTTGCTCTGTGTTTTTTGACGCAAAATTATGGACACGTTTGCGACCTCATAAGATCGTT TGGAAATATTGAAGTAACTGTGGAATTTTTAACAGAAATTGACAAATTAGTACAGCTTATTGAATCTCCAATATTTACTT atcTGAGGCTCGAGTTATTAGAAGTGGGAAAAAGCGAAGCACTAATACGTGCTCTGTATGGCCTTCTCATGATTTTACCGCAAAGTGAAGCATTTATGACGCTGCATCGCCGACTGGCAGCCATTCCGCCAAGGGAGCCACTGCATGAGCACCCTAGAACAAATGCGCTCT